The Aquitalea magnusonii region GCATTTCCATGTATCTCCCACGTATTACCCTTATCACTGCCGCCGTGCTGGCACTGACCGCCTGCGGCAAGCAGGACGCTGCCACTTCGCAACAAAACGCCTCTGCCGCCGCAGCCAGCACCGATGCCGTGGTCGTGAAGATCGGCTCTGCCAATCCGCTGACCGGCCCGTTTGCGCACTGGGGCCGCGATGCCGACAATGGCGTCAAGCTGGCTGCCGAAGAAGCCACCGCTGAAAACCTGAAACTGGACGGCAAGCCGGTCAAGTTCGAAGTGGTTTCGGAAGATGACCAGGCCGACCCGAAAACCGCCACCCAGGTGGCACAACGCTTTGTGGACAACAAGGTTGCCGGCGTAATCGGCCACCTGACCTCAGGCGCAGCCATTCCGGCATCCAAAATCTATTCGGACGCAGGCATTCCGATGATTGCCGGTTCGGTTACCAGCCCCAAGTTCACTGAGCAAGGCTTCAAGAACACCTTCCGCATCATTGCCAACGACCAGCAGCAGGGACAGGCGCTGGCCAAGTTTGCCGTGGGCGATCTGAAGCGTAGCCGCATTGCCATCATTGACGATCGCACCACCTATGGTCAGGGCCTGGCGGATGACTTTGCCAAATCGGTAGAAGCTGCCGGCGGCAAGGTAATCAAGCGCGAATTCACCACCAACAGCGCCACCGACTTCATGGCCATTCTCACCTCCATCAAGGGTGAGAAGCCTGATTTGGTATTCTACGGCGGCATGGACGCACAAGCCGGCCCGATGGTCAAACAGATGCGCAAACTGGGCATCACCGCCGACTACATGGGTGCTGACGGTGTGAATACCGCCGAATTCGCCAAACTGGGTGGCAAGGATGCCGAAGGCAGCTATGCCTCCAGCGCCGGCGCACCCAAGGAAAGCATGCCCGGCTTTGCAGCATTCAACGACAAGTTCAAGAAGCGCTTCAATGCCGACATCCAGGCCTATGCGCCTTACACCTATGACGCCACCCGCGTGCTGATTGAAGCCATGAAGCGTGCCGGCTCTGCCGATCCGGCCAAGTACCTGCCGGAAATCGCCAAGACCAAGCTGCAAGGCGTGACCGGCGACATCGCCTTCGACCCGAAAGGCAATATTGTCAACGGTACCGTTTCGCTGTATCAGCTGAAGAACGGCAAGTGGGAATCGGTAGCCAAGCCGGCTGCCGCAAGCGCAGCACAATAGCATAGGGGCATCCGCCCTGAGTGAGTGAAACAAACGCCACGTGTCACCCGCGTGGCGTTTGTTCGTATGGCGGACAAGTCAACCTAATACCCTGGCCAAATACGCCTTGCACTCTGCCGCTGACAGGGTGTCAATCAAGGCCTTGCTGCATTAATGCCCGCATATACCCCATGGCAAACGCCATTCCTGCATGCCACGGAGCAGCGCAACTCATTTGCGGCGAATGATCGGGAATGAGAACACCATCAAACTGGTATTTCTGCAAAATACGCAGCACACGTGCCATATCAATATCACCTT contains the following coding sequences:
- a CDS encoding branched-chain amino acid ABC transporter substrate-binding protein, coding for MYLPRITLITAAVLALTACGKQDAATSQQNASAAAASTDAVVVKIGSANPLTGPFAHWGRDADNGVKLAAEEATAENLKLDGKPVKFEVVSEDDQADPKTATQVAQRFVDNKVAGVIGHLTSGAAIPASKIYSDAGIPMIAGSVTSPKFTEQGFKNTFRIIANDQQQGQALAKFAVGDLKRSRIAIIDDRTTYGQGLADDFAKSVEAAGGKVIKREFTTNSATDFMAILTSIKGEKPDLVFYGGMDAQAGPMVKQMRKLGITADYMGADGVNTAEFAKLGGKDAEGSYASSAGAPKESMPGFAAFNDKFKKRFNADIQAYAPYTYDATRVLIEAMKRAGSADPAKYLPEIAKTKLQGVTGDIAFDPKGNIVNGTVSLYQLKNGKWESVAKPAAASAAQ